TGCCTTCACGTCGATGCCCGGACCGAGCCGCATCCCCTGGTCACAGGGGACGCTGATGCCGCCAGGGTGGCGGTAGTACAGGTGCAGCCCACCGGAGCCGGTACGGACGTACCTGGTTGGCGGGGTGAGCCCGCGTGCGATCAGGGCGTCCAGCGACGTCGTGCCGCCGTGGGCGCGGGCGCTGGCGGCACTGGCGCAGGAGTTGAGCGGCGGGCGGCGGGAATGAGAGCGCTCGGCATAGATGGCCTCGCGGTCGCGCTGCCAGCCGGCCAACGCGTCACGGACCTCGCCGCCACGGTCGGTCTGGGCACCGACAAGACATCGGCCCTGCAGAGCAACGGTCTCGTCGCGGTGCCTGTCGCGAAGCCAGGGCCCTTCATCGACTTCGCTCTGAAGCCGGTCGAGATGCTCCTAGCGAAGTCGCCCGATGTCCTGGCCGACGTGCGGCTTGTCCTGCTCGCCCACTCGGCTCCGCTACTGGTTCCCGGCGACAGCGACCTGCTGGCCGATCTGACCGATCGCGCCGGTCTAGGGGGTACGGTCTCGTTCGCCTTCAGCGGGCAGCCCTGCGCGGTGCTCCATACGGCCATCCAATGGGCGCTGACCGCTCTGGAGGCGGACGCCGAAGGCTCGGCTCTGGTGGTAGGCGTCGACCGGGCCAACCATCCTGCGGAGCGTTTCTTCTTCGGCTCAGCCATGGGTGACGCGTCAGTCGCGCTGCTCCTCGGGCGGCGATCGGGGCGGAACCGGATCGTCGGCGGCCATCAATACACGGAACTCTACGCTTCCGAGGGTGAGTGGTCGGCGCCAGCGGCGATTGCGGCCTTTCGGGAGCGCAATCCTCTCCTGATCCGAGCTGCGATCGAACGCTGCCTCGAGCGAGCGGGGCATACGCTTCCGACGTCGCTGCGATCATACCGCATACGCCGTACCTCAGCATTTGGGACACAGTGGCGAATCTGCTTCGCTATCCACGGGAACGTATCGTGACGGATTTCATTCGTCACACCGGACACCTTAGTTCGAACGACACTTTTGTGCATTACCATCGCGCGCGGATGGATCGGCGGGTAGATGACGGCGACTTGGTCCTCCTCGTCAATCCGGGATTCGGGGGAAGCCAGGGGTGCACCTTGATCAGAGCCTGAACACCTGGACGGAGGCCCGGATCCCTTCTTCCTGACAGCACGCCTGGCAACGCGCAAGTCCACGGGGACGCACCGCCGACCGGATCGCCGCCGGTGTCGACACGGCCGGTCGCCATGATGTTCCGCTCGGCCATCAGGGCCCGGCACCGATCCACCGGTCATGGTTTACCTATGTCCGAGCGCCTGTAATCCGGGCCATCGCCAACTGTCGGCCTCGGGCCAGGTTGCCGCGAGCCGGGCGGCGAGTACGCCACCGAATGCCACGGTTCCCTCGTGGGATGCGTAGGCAATCCAGTCGTGATGCTCGTCTGTCCAGAGACCTTCCGACCCGGTGTACCTTGGGGCGAAGATCTCGACATCCAGCAGGTAGTCGGCCCCGTACTCGCGTAACTCGACGACACGCGGGCGGGCCAGCTCTCGCAGCACTCGACGGACCTGATCGACGCCGTCGTCCTCCCACATCGACTCTTCGGTCAGCACCAGAACGTCATGCGGAACCGAACTACTCAGCAACGGGTGCCACCAGCCGTTCTGCATACCCCATCGCTGCTGCAGCGACGTCCGCCAGGCCGGTGACTCCTCGGGCGTCAGCACACGCCGATACGGGACCGGATCGATGCGGAAATCGGGCTGCGCCCTCCAACGCTGCACCTTTGCCGCGAACAGCCGGCGCTCATCGGCCATGGCCTCTGCTTGGACCTGGTCGTACGGAGGCTCGGTGAACGGGGAGTCCGCACTCGCGGCAGCCGCGAGCATCATGTTGGTCACTACGTCGACGCCGGGAAGCCGGTCCGGATCGAGTCGCTCAACCTCCATAAGCATGGCGTCCACGACGTTGTAGCGGGGGAAGATCCGCTTCGCTTCGGTGGTGTAGTGGTACCCATCAGCCTGGCGGCCATCGTTTGGCAGCCGGCCATACTCCCTCCAGAGTGCCTCGTAGCGCGCCGTCAGATACCGGCGCGACGCCCAGTGCAACGTTTCGGGATCCACGCAAGCCATCCTCTCCGGTCAGCACGGCACCAAAGCTGCCAGTACCAGCTGCTTGATCTATAGCAGCACCGCCGCGACACAAGACCAAGACCCGAGACCTTCCAGTTCGAGGCCCGGCCCGCATCACAGGCGCACGAATCTGCCGCGTGTCGAGCGGTCCTGCCCAAGATGCCGGACACACGGGGACCAGGTGGGGACCACACGAGATGAGCCTCAGTCCTGGATCGGCTCCGTAGTGGCGTCGGGTCACGGAGTGTATCGCGCGTGACGTGCGCAGACGCCTGGTCGCCCGTCCTGGGGGTCAAGGGGTCATCGGTTCGAATCCGGCCAGCCCGACAGGGTAGACATGCAGGTCAGAAAGCTGATCCCGATCATGGGATCAGCTTTCTGTGCTTCTCGGGGACCAGTTGGTCAAGTGCGTCAGCCCTGAAGCGCTTCTTGACCGCTGGTCAAGTACGCCTTGCAGTTCGTGCATTGGGACGGCGGCCAAGGACTCGTTCCCAGAGGAGCTGCTGCGCAGAGTTGACGGCTCCGCTGCCGAGTACACAACCGTGGAGGCGACAAGCGTCGCGATCTCGCGCCCGAACGAAGCCCAGGAACCTACGCTGAGGAGGGGGCCGCCGTCGGTAGGGTAGGCAGGGGTGGGTCATGAGCGGCACCAAGCCGAACATCGTGTTCGAAGTGGACGCAGGCGTCTTCGCTCCCGCCCGGTTCGGCGCCGTGGCCGCGGTCGGCGCCGTCTGTCTCCTGGCCTTGCTCGCTATCCTCATCCTGGTCTGACGCGGCTCGCGGCTCGTCGTACGGAGGCTCGGTGAACGGGGAGTCCGCACTCACGTCCGCCCCTGGGCGCCTGCCCTCCAGCCGCCCTGATCACACCGGGGAGGCAGGGACCTTCGGCCCAGACGGCAATGACCTCGGCCCGTACACCATCGCACGTACCTGGAGGACGGTGAAGTGTGTACGGAGATGCTCCGACGTACCGTTGGCGGTCCGTTGTCAACTGAATCGTCTTCCGGCTTATCGAGCTGCCTGACGGGGCATTCCGGCCCTGGTCTGTACCGTCCTCGGATACGCCTACCGTCCGCCCGTCGAAGGGAACCGGCAATGGACAAATCGTCGTTGACGGAACTGGCGACCCGGCTCATGGACGCCGGGCGAAAATCGTCCAGCGGCCGAACCGCCCAAACCGTCTATGGAGGAAACGCTCGCATACTGCGCCAGACCGTCCTGGCCCTGCGCGCCGGCGAGTCCTTGGCCGAGCACGAGAATCCCGGCGAGGCAACCGTGCATGTGCTGCAAGGACGGGTACATCTGGCGAGCCGGGACGACTCATGCGACGGCGCCAGCGGGGATCTGGTGGTTGTGCCGGCCGGCCGCCATACGCTGACCGCGATCGAGGACGCCGTCGTGCTTCTCACCGTCGCCAAGCACCCGTAGGCGAGCTGGTCGTCACACCCGCGCGAACCCGAGAGCGGTTCCTGCGCCGCGTATGGCCACTGAGGCTCAGGGTCAGCGGGTGGGGCTTGGTGTCGCGCCCAGCATCTGGCGCATCTGCTCGATTTGAGCGCTCTGGCTGGCCTGGATCTTCTCGGCCAGCTGCTTGACGGCCGGGTTCGCGCCAGTGGCGAGCTCAGCCTTCGCCATCGCGATCGCGCCCTCGTGGTGGGCGATCATCATCTGCAGGAACATCTGGTCGAATCGTTCGCCGCTCATGTTCTGCATGGGCCCCATGTCGGGCATCGGGCGCATCGACGGCATCATGCCGTGGCCCATCGGCGGCGACATCGACGGCATCGCCATGCCGGGTCCCATCGACGGCACTGGCTTGCCCCACTGCTGCAGCCAGGTGCTCATCTGCTCGATCTCGGGCGCCTGCTCCTGCTCGATCTGGCCGGCGAGCTGCTTGACGTCGGCGTTGGCGGCTCTGGCGGCGGCCATCCGGGCCATCATCAGCGCCTGCTGGTGGTGAACGATCATCTGCTGGAGGAATTGCACGTCGGCGTCGTTGAACTGCTGCGTGGGGCTCGGCTGCGCTATGGCGGGCATCGCCGGGCTCTGCGCGCTCTGGACGCCGGCGCAGCTGGATACCGCGGCCGTGGCGAACAACGCCACAGCGATGGCTGCGGTGCGTACGGCGTGACTCATGTCGGCCTCCCTGTACACCTGACCGCGACAACTTTAAGGGTGAAATGCCAGCCTTGCGGCTTTTTAACGAAAGTTGCGCTGTCCGCTTCGCCGCGGGATCGCGGCCCGGCGACCGGCCAGGCTGATGCCGCCGTCTGGCTCTCAACCGGCAAGTTGCCCGGCGAGCACGCCTGCGCCCATGACGATGACGAACCAGCCGAAGGCTTGGCGCAGCAGGTCGGGTCGCAGTCGTCCGGCCAGGCGGCCGCCGACGAGGCTGCCGGTGACGGCGACTGCGGTGACGGCGGCCGTCAGGCGCCAGTCGATGGTGACGCTGTGCAGGTATCCGGCCAGGCCGGCCGCTGACTTCATGGCGATGACCAGCAGGGACGTCCCGACGGCGGTGGGCATGGGCAGTCCGCCGAGCAGCACGAGGGCGGGTACGACGAGGAAGCCGCCTCCGGCGCCGAACAGGACGCCGGTGCGCCACTGCACCCGCCCGCCGCGGGCGTGGGGGATGAGGGCGACGGCGCTGGTGACGCCGACGACGACCAGCGACATCGCGATCGCGGGCTTCGGCTCCACGGCGGCCAGGTAGACCAGCACCGGGACGGTCAGGATGGAACCGCCGCCACCGAGCAGCCCCAGAGCGAGGCCGATGAGGACAGAGGCCGCCAACGCCAGGGCGATGGTGACGCTCACCGGGCCGCCTCGTGCGCGCGCAGCCTTGCCAGAGCGGCCGTGCCGGCCGTCCCGC
The Catellatospora sp. IY07-71 DNA segment above includes these coding regions:
- a CDS encoding bifunctional DNA primase/polymerase, with translation MAGWQRDREAIYAERSHSRRPPLNSCASAASARAHGGTTSLDALIARGLTPPTRYVRTGSGGLHLYYRHPGGISVPCDQGMRLGPGIDVKADGGYVVAPPSRHPVTGVRTGGLIRGRA
- a CDS encoding 3-oxoacyl-[acyl-carrier-protein] synthase III C-terminal domain-containing protein, encoding MWDTVANLLRYPRERIVTDFIRHTGHLSSNDTFVHYHRARMDRRVDDGDLVLLVNPGFGGSQGCTLIRA
- a CDS encoding cupin domain-containing protein, which translates into the protein MDKSSLTELATRLMDAGRKSSSGRTAQTVYGGNARILRQTVLALRAGESLAEHENPGEATVHVLQGRVHLASRDDSCDGASGDLVVVPAGRHTLTAIEDAVVLLTVAKHP
- a CDS encoding DUF305 domain-containing protein; protein product: MSHAVRTAAIAVALFATAAVSSCAGVQSAQSPAMPAIAQPSPTQQFNDADVQFLQQMIVHHQQALMMARMAAARAANADVKQLAGQIEQEQAPEIEQMSTWLQQWGKPVPSMGPGMAMPSMSPPMGHGMMPSMRPMPDMGPMQNMSGERFDQMFLQMMIAHHEGAIAMAKAELATGANPAVKQLAEKIQASQSAQIEQMRQMLGATPSPTR